The following nucleotide sequence is from Apium graveolens cultivar Ventura chromosome 4, ASM990537v1, whole genome shotgun sequence.
ATCTTAACTTATCTTAAAAATCTATAAAGTTATTAAATAATAactttattaaaatatatataaaatatattgtgAGAAATATGAAAATATATTTGAGATTTGATAATGTTAAAAATATTAAATCCGAAATCATAAAGTAAGTATCCTTTCATTTTCGGTTTCGGATAAAACCCAAACAGATAATATAATTCAGGATCATTTATTTCTTTTCCACTACTTTTCTTTTCTAAATTTCATTCCGTTTCCACTATTTTCGTTTATAAAAAATAAACGAGGATTAATTTGTAAATTCGAAAaaagaatttcataatttattaaACCGACATTAAAAATGTATAGAAATATTTTTCTAACGTCGGGGGATGATAATGTATTTTTGAACTCGATAAATGAATAACATCTATTAGTGAATAAAATATTTTGATTCATATATCGAAATTTAACTTGTAACTCTGTTATATAAATATAAACAAAGTGAGACAACTCCAAGAGTATCTATTGTATAAAATTAAAAATGCCTCAACTTACGCGGTCAATTTTGTATTATACACTGTTGTTTATATTAAAATCACATTTATTTACGTGCGTACATTTTAAATATGATGATTAtgcttaaataattatttaggcgtacatagttatttattttaataaaactTATACAAGGTCatataaatttaatatattttttataaatttaaaattattataaaacttttatcgtatagatatatattcaaattttataaaatataatatgttaaaaataaattaatcacGAGAATCATATGTGATATTACAAAATTGctataaaaatataagaaaaagcaaaaaaattttttttttttacatttttctaattaaaatgattttaatatATCTACAAATTTATTCGAGAAATTATTTCGTTATATATATAGGGCCTGTGCCTCACAGACACGGACTTTTATGGACTTTATGCTAGTTATGATATTAAATATCAACAAAATAGTAGAGTATGTTAATCTTCATATATTAAAAGCTAACATGATGCATTAACCCTTAAAAATCTATTTTACCTTTGAATATGATTTTTTTGTTGCTTTACTTTAGAGATATAGTgtgtttttatatatataatagtatTATATCACAATATCCTGCAAAAAAAGAATATTAAAATTAGAGGACAGAAAGACAcaagaaaaataataaataatgatATTATATTCTTTGTTCACATTATTTACCTGCCGTATTTCACACTGGAATAGATATTTCTGGACTAAAACTAAAACGACGTCGTCTACCCATTACCTTTGTCTGTATTCATTGACCAAACCTTCACCTCCCTATATATACACAAGAATATAGATACAAATCTCTATCTCTATCTCCCTCTCCAAAAACCAGTTACTCCTCATTATCCTATCCATTCGACGTCATGAATCTCCGCTCCGATAATCTCGTCTCTCCGAATCGAGATCTCTCTACATAGATCTGGCCTTAAAGTTTCGATCTTTACATCTGAAATCACCAATTTTAATCAAATCTAGGGTTTTATAGCTATTTTTCTGCAATCATTGAAGAAATTAGGTCTTTGAAGAGCATCGAACAATGCATTCGGTGCCTTCACTTGATGATTTGATTGTGTCTATGGCTTCTAATTTTAATTCATTTCACGGTGCTTCGTGTTCTCATCGTCTGAAACATCTTGAAAAAAGCGATCGTCGTGGTAATCTTTTTAGTTAACACTTGCTTTATTTTTAGATTTATCTCAGGGTTTATtaagatatatatacatatatatcgtGGTTTTAGTGTTTTGAGAGTGTTTAGTTTGAGAAAGTTACGATCTTTAGCTATTACGAGATTAAACAATCGAGATCTAGAGATTTTGTTCATTTGTTGGTGTTATTAGCTTCGTGTTGAAGAAATATCGGTGAAGAAGAGTTTTGATTGCTTGAAAGGTACAAATTTGGTTATTTACATGTattttattttcttgatttttataaTTATGCTCTGATAGTGATCAAATGTGTTGTTTTTTGTTTACTGTTGATTTTGATGTAGAAGTGGTTGTTTGTTGACTTTTATGATTATATTTTGTGATTTTTTTATATGGATCTTGCGACTGATATTAGCTGTTACAGATGTTACGAATATTTGTTGCCATCAtgaagactattttcgtgatttgCTTTGATCTATTAATTCTGTTAGTGATAATTTTGGCTTGTAAAATTTTGCTGCCTGGTATTGAGAAAAAGAGAGAGAATTTTTTTGATAACTGTGATTCAAAGCCTATCTTACAGAATTTGAGGGATTTGCATTTTTGCATTCTTCAACGTTGCAACTCTAATTtgaaattaagaaaaaaatattcCCGGCTGAGCTTTATGATGCATATTTTGTCCGGTTGCAATTGTTCTTTATGTATAAACAATTTATAATCACGGCATATTATTTTGTGCAACGATAGTtctgtttatttttattttatttattgcttttaATTTGCAGTTTCCATTTCCTACTCATCTGTCTATGGAAATCTGCCCAAATACTGTTGACTCAGCTTCCGAAGGTGCAAAGAATTTTCATCAATTAGCTGTGGATCTGTCGCAGTTGACCTGTGGTTCTACTAGTGAAATTTCTGCTTGTGACCTTGGGAATAACCTATTGAAGTCTTTGAATCTTCAAGACGGCAAAAATACAGCCATCATGGAAGTATGTGATAAGAATGCATGTGGGAAGGAAGATAGTGATAAAAACCCTCATCCCCCGGCCAATTCGTTATCTGACAAGCTCCTTAGCAAATCTGCATCTTTTCCGTGTTCTTTTAATGCTTCATCTCCTGCTGCATCTGTGGATAAAGAAACTGATGGGAAAGCAGGGAATGGTCAGGATAATTTATTGGCACTAAACGGATGTCATAATGATAGCTCACCATACCCGCGTTCACTGTCTTTGCCTGTAAGTAATTATTCTgcactttttttaaaaaaaaattaattagtCTGCATTTCCTTTGCGCATGGTTGCATTTACCGTTCTGGTATGCTTGATATAACGCTATGTTTTGTTCAACTCATCGTGTTAACACTCATCGTAGACTCTGTTGAAGCCTCTACCTGCTCTCAAAGGAAGCCGGGAGAAATATGGTGTCCAACTTAAGAAGCTCAACGTGACTTGGGCCCCTGATGTATATGATCCCATTCCTACTTCAGTTTCACATGTTGTAACAAACAAATCTCCGAGGCACAGAAATGACAGTAAAAAGGGCAAGAAGAATTCAAAGCACAAGCAAAAGGCTGGTGGCAAGTCTTCTTTGGGTAGCAAGGGAAAAGACAAGAAGCAAGCTCGGAAACAAAGTGGTAGTTCTAACAGGTGTTTCAAACCCCTGGATGATAATGTGAGGCTTGCTGATCAGGTTGAGCGTCATCCTGGTATGGTAGATTTTGAAAATAGCAGCCCTGATTCATATTGCGGGAGTAGTTTTCTAAAAAACAATGTTGCAAAGTTGCACTTCTCGGTAGCTGAGGCTACTTGAGACAATACCGAGGCGTTCTATTTCATGCAGTGTACATACATAAATAAGTTGTGAGGTTTTGGGGGCAAATGGAGTCTGCTAGTTTGAAAACTTTGAACCACATGTCTTGCTAGATTTGTCCATATTTTGTTGTCTGAGTTTTGCCTACTACTGAGTATTGAGTGATTGTAGTGCTTAAAATATATTTGGCGTAATGGTATGCTGGATGTTTTGTTACCTTGCAAGAAGCATATTATCTACTGTGTGTACTTTTACTCGTTGAGCATCTGCTCGACACATTTTGTTACATAGTTAATGTCTTTTGCAAGGTCCTGCTGTAAAATAGAATTAGGCAATTCAATTTACTAATTTATTAATTGAACCCACTATAATGTTTCTAAAATGGTCCGGAGACTGAATCCTCAATCTCCTCTAAATAAATGGGCGTTAGCATTGCAAGAGCCAAGAGCAGATGCCCTTTAATTTGGAAATGGTGTGTACTTGGTTGGGGTTGAAGGAGAGAAACGACGAGATGCGAGTCCTTTCGAGATTCATTTTAAAGATATTGTAATTTATTACTTATACATTCTTATAGTAGATTTCTGAATTTAATGcttttaatttatgaattatgaAGATTATTTCATCAAGCGAACCATGCTTTCTGAACATAGATGACAGGGGAACCTCACAAGCTAAAAAAGAGTCGTTTGATTGTTGTCTTACTGTTTTATTGAAGTTGTAATAAAATTTTAAGTAAAATTATTCAGTAATATATAATTTGTAAAATATTCATTATTACAAGATCACGCAATTAAAATATTAATCCGTCTAAGctttaaaaaattgaattttgtTATAATAATGATTGTTAAATTTTACTAAATCACTAAGAAAGACTCGCGATACTTACTAAAAAAAACTTGTACAACTTCTCAGAAAAGAAACCTAGTAAATAAGAATTTTGATTAAAATtctatcttatcttttcgtagcACGTGCAATGTTATCTTATCTTTTCGTAACACGTACAATTCAATCTTATATTTTCGTAATTCTATCTAATATTTTCGTAATACGTGTAATCTTATCTGTAAGTATAAATAGAACCTTCAGTTATTGAAATCAGATACACTGAAAAACATATTTAACAACAATTCTCTCTCTTCAATTTCTACTCTCTCTATGTGCATTTATTAAGTCATACATTATCCAGTAATTCGAGATTTACAACACGTTATTTACAATACGTTATCAGCACGAGTCTCTGCCCGAACAAGCTTTATTTACGAAGGAGGTATTGTCCAAATAAGCTCTATTCACGAAGAAGGTATTACTCGAATAAGTTTCATTTAACGAAAGAGGTACGTTTCAAACTTAatcatttgattctaattattatcattatttatttatattactGTTTAAACGCTATAATCCCGTCAAGTATTATCCAAAAGTTTTTTGGCTGGTTATGCCGTCGTAacttttatattaattttataatatatgtTATTATTTGGAAATAATTGTTTAAATATATTTGTGAAGCATTAcatcatattttaatatttatttttcattcagaatgaaaaattttacaaaattagAGTTTGTTGCGTTGGATGTATTTAGAGATAATTATTTGTCTTGGGTACTCGATGCGGAATTACATCTTAGTGCAAACGGGCTAAAAGACATCATGGAATCAGGAAATACCTCAACTGTTGAACAAAATGCTAAAgctatcatttttcttaaacacCACATCCATGAAAGTTTGAAGCCTGAATATCTAACTGTGAAAAATCCACTCACCATTTGGACCAATCTCAAAGATAGGTTTGATCACCAAAAACTTGTCCATTTGCCTCATGCCCGTTATGACTAAATACATATAAGGTTGCAAGATTTTAAATATGTCGCTGAATATAATTCTGTCTTGTTCAAAATAAGTTCAAAACCGGTTTTGTGTGGTGAAAATATTATTGGTGCTGACATGATAGAAAAGATTCTTTCAACCTTTCACCCCAACATTATGATTAAGGCGCAACAGTATAGGGAGTGCAATTTTCGGAAGTATAGCGAGCTAATATCTCTTCTTCTTATCGCTGAAATGAATAATGAGTTGTTACTGAAAAATCATCAAATTCGTCCCACAAGCTCTGCACAGTTAACTGAAGTACATAATACGTTATTCCAGAAGAATGGGTGTGGGAAAGGGCATAGAGGATGACGAGGTTACGAGCGAAACCGTGGACATGAAAACTTTCGAGGCCGGTTTCAAAATCATTTTAACTCTAGCCACCAGAAGTGACAACGTGATGGTTACAACAACTCTGACCACCAGAAGTGGCAACATGGAGTGTCAAATAAAAGGAAGACACCACAAGAAAAAGATATTAAGAAAATATGTCTCATATGTGGGGCACATGGGCACTACAAACGTACTTGTCGCATATCGAAATATCTAATTGACCTCTAcgagaaaaataaaaagaataacGGGAAAAGGGTGGAAACGAACTTCTCTAGTCATAATCTAAGTGAAGAACCAAACAACATGACCTCAAATGAACTAGAAGTTGGTGCTAATATTTATTATGATTTTCTAAATTTCATTTGTATTTCTTTGATGTTATGTTTTCAACGTGCTTGTttaaatattctgctttcatgtACTTGTTTTATGTTCTTATATTATGTACGTTGTTTGCATAATAAAATTGTTGTTCATTTCTATATACACAGTATAAATATGAGATAGATATGCATTGCTGACTGCGCAACCACACACACAATTTTACAAACTCAGAAATATTTCTCAAAGTTGATTAAAAACCAACTCACATGTTTGGACGATTTCGGGAACATCAAATATCATAGAGGATTTTGGGAAAGCCGGTTTTATACTATCAAGTGAGACACAAATTCATATAAATAATGCTCTATATTCTAGCAAATCCACTAGGAATCttctgaattttaaaaatatttgtctTAATGGTTTACTTATAGAAACCACtaaagaaaatgaaaaagaataTCTTCTTATCACCTCAATCACCTCAGAACATAAGAAGATCTTAGAAAAATTACAATCAACCTAATCTGGATTATATGCTACCGAAATTAGAGTAATCGGGTCTCATAATATCACTACTCCCAAAATTATAGATCCAAATTCACTCACCCTTTGACATGAAATACTTGGTCATCCAGCAGTATCCATGATGCGTCGAATTATAGAAAATTCTACAGGATATCCCCTTAAGAATTAAAAGGTCATGCTACGTGATGAACTTTCTTGTTCAGCATGTTCTTTGGGAAAATTAATTGTTCAACCATATCCAGTTAAACTTCAAAACGAGTCTCTAGATTTCTTAGAAAGAATTCAAGGTGATATATGCGTACCTATTCATCCATCATATGGACCATTTAGATATTTCATGGTTCTAATCGATACTtcaactagatggtctcatgtttGCCTCAACTAGAAATACAGCCTTTGCCAAGCTTCTTGCTTAAATAATCAAATTACGAGCTCAATTTTCTAGATAATCTTATCAACTCAATTTGACTTGATAATGCCGCTGAATTTACATATGTTACTTTCAATGATTATTGTATGTCAGTAGGAATCTCTGTCGAACATCCCGTAGCTCACATGCATACACAAAATGGTTTAGCGGAATTGTTAATTAAAAGACGTCAGCTTATTGCACGACCCTTACTTCTAGGATCTAAATTACCTACTTCTATTTGGGCTCACGCAATACTTCATGCTGCAAATATAATTAAGATAAGACCATCTGCTTACAACAAACAATCTCCTCATGAATTAGTTCTTGGTCAAACCCCTAATATTTAACATTTATGATCTTTGATAGTGTCGTATATGTTCCAATTGCACCTCTACAAAGATCTAAAATGGGACCGCAAAGAAGAGTAGTTATATATGTTGGTTTTGATTCACCTGCTATTATAAGATATCTTGAACCATTAACTAGTGATGTCTTTACTGCTCGATATACTGATTGTCATTTTGATGAGTCCGTATTCCCTCCATTAGGGGGAGATAATGTTTTGTATAAGTTAAATTCTGAACTATCATGGAATGCCTCAGGATTAAGTTCTATGGATCCATGCACTAAACAATGTGAATCTGAGGTTATaagaattattcatatgcaaaatattgCTAATCAAATGTCAGGTGCTTTTAATGATTCTAGACGTGTCATAAAATCACATATACCTGTTGTTAATGCACCGGAAAGGGTTGAAATCCCTATTCATAAAGCAATTCTTGAAGAATTGGTTGGTAATTCAAAACTACGCCAGAAGCGTGGTAGACCTGTTGGTGCAAAAGATGTTGTACCATAAAAAGGGAAATTGATTAGACATGCCCCTGAAGTGGCAAGTGTTCTAGAAAATACTCCAGAAGTGGTATTGCCTCCTGAAGAGGTTCGAGCCCCTGAATTGGCTATATCAAATACCCTAGAAGCGGTATCACCTCCCAAAGAGGTTAAAATCCCTGAAGTGGCTGTGACAAAACCACCAAAAATGGTATTGCCTCCAGAAGAGGATATTGCCCCAAAAGTGGCACATGCTTCAATAGAAGCAAAGGAAGCTGGAAATTATGAGATCTCACTGAGTTATGTACATAACGGAAAATTATTGGATCGTGGGAGTATTGAGGTTGATGATGTATATGCTTTTATCGTGGCATGTGATATTATTATGAACTCcgatcctgaaccacaaagtgtggaaGAATGTCGACAAAGAGATAattggccaaaatggaaaatTGCAATACAGAAAGAAATGAAATCCTTGCGCAAGAGAAATGTATTTGGACCTACAATCCAAACCCAAGCTGGTGTGATCCCCATCACAAATAAATGGGTGTTTGTACGAAAATGAAATGAGAGaaatgaaattgtgagatataaGGCACGACTGGTAGCCCATGGATTCTCTCAAAGGTCTGGATTTGATTACCAGGAAACTTACTCTCATGTGATGGATGGAGTTACTTTTTGTTTTCTTATGAGTATGGCTTGTATGGAAAAATTGGAAATTGACAGCCTACCTTTATGGATAACTTGATAGTGATATCTATATGAAAATCCATGAAGGATTAAAATTGGATGAGactaagagcatctccaacagCTTCTTAGTTCATTCCCTAAATTTAACATAAGTTATTGGATCCTAATAACTTAAGACATCAATATATATTCTCATCTCCAACAACATTCCCTATATCCCTtcattaattatattttattgtTAAAAAGTATCATTATTACAAAAAATGAAGAAAGAGAAGGTACttcatttaaatatttattataaaataaaagttagaagAGGAGAGAGGTTAGTTAAAGATAAGGAATTGGAACAAGTTCTTAGTGGATCTTAGTGATTTAAGGAATCACTAGGATACTGTTAGAGTAGCTTTTTTTTCTCTTATTCCTTATATTGTAGTTTAGGACTCCAAATAGCTAAGTTGTTAGAGTTGCTTTAAGACTCGTCATTTATACTCAGTTAAATTACAACGATCAATATATGGACTGaaacaatctggtcgtatgtggtacaaCAGGCTTAGTGAATACCTATTGAATGATGGGTATGTTAATGATAAAGTATGTCCATGTGTGTTTATTAAAAGATCTCAAACTGGTTTCGTTattattgttgtatatgtggACGATTTGAATATTGTAGGTACTTCTGAAAATATTACTAATGCTGCtaattatttgaaaaatgagtttGAGATGAAAGATCTTGGAAAGACAAAGTTCTGTTTAGGTTTACAGGTGGAATACTTATCTTCgggaatatttgttcatcaattAACCTACACAGAAAAAGTTCTTGATCGATTTTACATGGACAAATCTCATCCTCTAACTACACCAAAGGTGGTTCGGTCACTTGAAGTTGAAAATGATCCATTTCGTCCCAAAAAAGAAGATGAAGATCCACTTGGACCAGAAGTTCCATATCTCGGTGCAATTGACGCTCTTATGTACCCCGCAAACAACACACGGCCTGATATTGCTTTTGCTGTGAATCTATTAGCAAGATTCAGTTCAGATCCAACTAAAAGACATTGGGATGGAATCAAGCATAAATTGATATATCTTCGCGGGACAATTGATCTTGGATTATTCTTTTCAAATTATTCGAAATCACAGCTGGTTAGATATGCAGATGTTGGATATTTATCAGATCCTCGTGTTGGACGATCACAGACATGTTACTTATTCACATACTGCGGTACTGCTATCTTTTGAAAATCTACAAAATACACCATGGCTGCAGCTTCATCAAATCACGCAGAATTACTAGCAATCCATGAAGCAAGTAGGGAATGTGTTTGGCTACGATCCATAATCCAACATATTCGGCATTCATGTGGATTATCAAATGTTACAGACGGCCCCACTATTTTGTTTGAAGATAATTCAAATATATCAAGGGAGATCGAACAAAACACATCTTACCAAAATTTTTCTACACTCACGAATTATAAGAGAATGAAGATATTGAGGTACAACAAGTTCGATCATGTGATAATCTGACGGATATACTTACAAAGTCACTAACGACATCAACCTTTGAGAAGTTACGAAATAACATCGGAATGCGAAGATTGAAGAACATATTACATCAAGATGTCAATATGTGAGATATTTTATTCAGGGGGAGactgtactctttttccttcgtcaAGGTTTTTCTCCCATCGGGTTTTCCTTGCAAGATTTTAACGAGGCAGTCAATCTTTGAGATACTCACATATGACAATAAGGGAGAGTGTTATAATAATGATTGTTAAATCTTACTAAGGAAGACTCGCGATACTTACTAAGGAAGACTCGCACAACTTCTCAGAGAAGAAATTTAGTAAGAAAGAATTTTGATTAAAATCCTATCTTATATTTTCGTAGCACGTGCAATCCTCTCTATTCTTTTCGTAACACGTGCAATTCTATATTATCTTTTCGTAATACGTGTAATCTTATCATATCTTTCTGTAAGTATAAATAAGACCTTCAGTTATTGAAATCAGATATACTGAAAAACATATTGAACAACAATTCTCTCTCTTCAATTTCTACTCTCTCTATGTGCATTTATTAAGTCATATATTATCCAGTAATTCGAGATTTACAACACGTTATTTACAATAAATTTGTCCTACTACTTTAGAGCCGTGTTATGAATCCTTAAATGAAAACATCCGCAGTTCAAATAGCTTTAGTTGTGTACGTTGATTTGATCAAATTATGCCAACTACCAAACATATCCAAACCTCCATACTGAAACTAAAACTAAAACCAAAATGAAAACGAAATCCTAAAGTTATGAACTTATGAATATGTACTTCACAGAAAGAGGGGACAACAAACAGACAACGGGTGATAAATTCCGAGTTGAGTTGCCATGAAGAGAAAAGAAAAGGTAAGCAAAGGACTTGTACAGCAAGTTCAAGAGCTCCCCTCAATGAATTCGCAAGTTGCAATTTAGGAAATTGAACACAAAAAAGTGTTCCATTAGCATTCCAGTGACCTAGTGGTTCCCTAAAACACCAAGAACCCCCCCCCTCCCCGGCTATTCACTATCTATTAGAAACCCTCATTTTCGCTCATTTATATATATCACTTCTCTCATTTCTAGAATTCATTTTTCCTCCAGAACATAGCTGGCGTTCAAATTTATTTACAAGAATAAGAATAAACAAGTATAAGAATTTTTAGAGCGACATACAAAATAGTCCTAAATCACTAGGATCCCTTTGTTTATATATTTACGAGCTAGGACATTGTTGGACTGGCCATAATCTACTCATGTAATCATTCAGGTTCCCACCAATACAGGTTGCGTACagtaatatttttttcaaattttcaaTTGATACAGGGTTTAACCAGATGTCTAGAGAACAAAGAATTAGGACAGACTACTAACTACATAACTCATCTGTTGTGTGATGCTCCTAGTTTAAAGAAAAATGAAACACAAAAACTAATATACTCCTATGTTGTGTACTCTGCATTTATCTTTACGTAATCATAACTCAAATCACAGCCCCAAGCCAAACTGCTTCCTGCTCCATCACCTATATGAGGGTAATAGTAAAGTTTGTTAATTACTTAATTCTTAGTACCTGATAACAAGCTGTGGGATTTAAGCATGATAAATTGTTACATATTTTCAAGACTTGCAAGATAATTAAACATCAATATAGTAGCTTGATATTAGAACATGTTCAAAACCAATTATGTAACAAACAAACTTACAATTTGCTCTTTAATTGTTACAACTCGATACGCAAACACACCAATACTCGTCAGAATAAGAAACCTAGACATCTTAAAAAATTGAAAGTCGAACTGGAAAAACAATTTCGATTGTAATTTGTGGAAGACGTCGATGAAAAGACAAGCATGCCACTATTATAAGGCCAGTTTGATTTTCTCTCCAAAAGAAAAAAGTTCTAATTTGATCTTAGTAAGGACCTGGCGACCAGAGATCTTTGGTGgctttgcatgcaaggttagtgtcATTGCCTTAAATAGCAAATAGAAAGGAGTATCGGAATTATCCAAGGTCTATCATGCAATTTGTTTTCTTCAGTTCTTTAATGAATGAGATCTAGTGACAACTGACTTTCTACAGTTCTCTAATGAATAAGATTTGATGATAACTGACTAACTTTGACAAATTACAGTTGAACCTTGATTAAGTAATAATCGTTAAAGTAATAACctcgttaaaataatatttttttccgGTCCCAACATAATGGACACAGTGTATTTTTACTCCCGATAAAGTAATAAACTCGCTAAAGAAATATTTTTTCTCAGTCCCAACCCTATTACTTTTAAGAGGTTTAACTGTACATGAACTTTAAGATTCCATAATACCGCATCCAAATTTATTTATACTAACAATAATGCCATTACCAAAATTTACAAACTCACCAATGGATATTTGAATCTTTACTGTACCATGGACCTCACCAGCTCTCCTGAGATAGTCACTCGCTGCAGCCCTGAAATGTTTTGACATTATTAGGTGATGCAAAGAAATAGTTTCATAGGATGTTAATCTAAAACTGATTACAAGCAGCCTATCATCTCAAGAGCTGAGAAGAGGAGATATACAAGTCTCAACTCTCAAGTCACGTGCATCGGCCGGAGCATAATAGACCAGAATGCAACACTTAAAAGTGTTTAGTTCACATGTTCTACTTATTTTTAACTTCTAACCTCTATTTCCGTATTCAGTTTTGCTTGTCAACTAATACTATTAAGGTTTACATATATATTGGTAACCTCGTCTTCTATGTCACTTCTTTTGAGAAGAGAATGCTATTGATTCGAAAATATGCtgtgaaaagaaagaaaaaataatTCAAGGAAAAAAAGAAAGGATTCAATAAACTGATAAAGATATCAAACAAGAGGACAAAGGCCAGGAAAATTGTTCGAAATTACAG
It contains:
- the LOC141720619 gene encoding uncharacterized protein LOC141720619, with protein sequence MEICPNTVDSASEGAKNFHQLAVDLSQLTCGSTSEISACDLGNNLLKSLNLQDGKNTAIMEVCDKNACGKEDSDKNPHPPANSLSDKLLSKSASFPCSFNASSPAASVDKETDGKAGNGQDNLLALNGCHNDSSPYPRSLSLPTLLKPLPALKGSREKYGVQLKKLNVTWAPDVYDPIPTSVSHVVTNKSPRHRNDSKKGKKNSKHKQKAGGKSSLGSKGKDKKQARKQSGSSNRCFKPLDDNVRLADQVERHPGMVDFENSSPDSYCGSSFLKNNVAKLHFSVAEAT
- the LOC141719367 gene encoding secreted RxLR effector protein 161-like, which gives rise to MGTSENITNAANYLKNEFEMKDLGKTKFCLGLQVEYLSSGIFVHQLTYTEKVLDRFYMDKSHPLTTPKVVRSLEVENDPFRPKKEDEDPLGPEVPYLGAIDALMYPANNTRPDIAFAVNLLARFSSDPTKRHWDGIKHKLIYLRGTIDLGLFFSNYSKSQLVRYADVGYLSDPRVGRSQTCYLFTYCGTAIF